The Phyllobacterium zundukense DNA segment TTCATCAGGATCAAGGGGCTTCGCCTCGAGCGCCAGACCTGCACATCGGAAGACTCCGTCGTGGATGTTGATTACCTTATCGCTTCGGGCAGTCTGATCCCATTGGCAACGATTGACGCCGTTGGCGGAATGCAAGAGGAGTTGTTCATCGATTACGTCGATATCGAATGGGGATTGCGCGCGCAACATAAGGGCTACCAGTCCTTTGGTGTCTGTGCGGCCCGCATGCAGCATGACCTCGGCGACAACCCCGCGTTGTTTCGCGGCAGATATATTCCGGTTCATAGTCCGCTGAGGCACTATTACCATTTCAGGAATGCTGTCTGGCTTTATCGTCAGCCATGGTTGAGATCCAACTGGAAGGCAGTCGATGCGGTGCGTCTCTTGCGAAAGTTTGTGTTCTACAGCCTCATGACCGTACCCCGTATTCAACACGCCAAGATGATGATGCTCGGCATCTTCCACGGACTCGTGGGCAAGATGGGAAAGAAAACTGGCAATGATTGAATTGAGCAGCGTTGCCGCAGAAACAGATTTTGAAATTACGATCTGTGTCGTCATCTTCAAACCCGACCGGATAGTGCTTGAAAAAACACTTGAAAGCCTCCGCGGCGCACTTGAGCGTATGTCGCCGTGCAAGGCCAAGCTCTATATCGTCGACAACTCGCCCGGTGTTCCCGAGCATGATTGGTTGCGCGCAATATTGCGGGGTTTCACATTCGAGATAATCGCGGGGCACGGGAACGTCGGTTTCGGCAAGGCGAACAATATGGTTCTGGATCGGGTTGGCAAGCTCCATCTTGTGCTCAATCCAGACGTTGAAATGGAGCCTGCAGCCCTGGAGCGTGGACTGGCGTTCATGACGGAAAACCCAGACTGTGGCCTTGTGACACCCGAGGCGTTTAACCCGGACGGCAGCAAACAGTACCTTTGCAAGCGATATCCTGCGGTTTTTGACCTGCTCTTGCGCGGGTTTGCCCCGAGCTGGATCAAGGCGTTTTTTCGTGAGCGGCTACAAAGGTACGAGATGCGCGACCAGATCATCGATACTGTTGCCTGGGATCCGCCGATCGTCAGCGGATGCTTCATGCTCTTTCGCGGCGGTGTTTTTCAAAAGTTGAACGGCTTCGATTCGCGTTATCTGCTCTACTTTGAAGATTTCGACATTTCGCTTCGCACAGGCAAAATAGCGCGTATCGCTTACGTGCCAGCGGTCAGGATCGTCCATGGAGGCGGACACGCCGCACGCAAAGGTTTATGGCATATCTGGCAGTTCGCGCGCTCAGCATTGATATTCTACACGACTTATCCGCTAAAACTTTTTTGATGGTATTGTCACATGCGTGATGGTTTGGCCCAGGCTAGCCTAAATGGCCAGCAAGGCTTCCTTGATAGATCGATGCGATGACTATTGCACCGATCTAGAACGAAGCCCACGATTGTGGAGAATTGTTCAAGGTCGTCGCTGATAACATGGAGTCGTACTTTGACCGAAATGGTAAGCCGGTAGCGGGTTCTGCAGTTAGGAAATAATCAGTAGCGACGCGAACACAGCAAGTATCCTGCGTCCATATTTCGGTGGCAACCGGATGTATACCTTTTGGCTCTTGTACCGGCCATTTCAACGGTTAGGACGCGAGTCAGATTGCACCGCGTCGTTCTCAGATCCCATGATGGGAAGGCCATTCAGCCTATCCCGAAGAGAAGCACGGGCTCGCGAATGATATCAATTATCGGCAACCGGGAAGCACGAAAAGCGCTTGACGCAACCGCGCCGAATAGAAAAGAGCCAATGTTCCGCGCCGATTTACAGGGCCTGA contains these protein-coding regions:
- a CDS encoding glycosyltransferase family 2 protein, with the translated sequence MQIERQPEVSGIIVTYNPDLAGLKRLLMAVGPQVDHLVVVDNGSKTDLGPWLTQQGFKTTFVALGENYGIAKAQNAGIDRARSNGSGYVLLLDQDSTPAPDMVAMLLSAAKAQIATGVRLGCVGPRYEDSRQKNPPPFIRIKGLRLERQTCTSEDSVVDVDYLIASGSLIPLATIDAVGGMQEELFIDYVDIEWGLRAQHKGYQSFGVCAARMQHDLGDNPALFRGRYIPVHSPLRHYYHFRNAVWLYRQPWLRSNWKAVDAVRLLRKFVFYSLMTVPRIQHAKMMMLGIFHGLVGKMGKKTGND
- a CDS encoding glycosyltransferase, producing MIELSSVAAETDFEITICVVIFKPDRIVLEKTLESLRGALERMSPCKAKLYIVDNSPGVPEHDWLRAILRGFTFEIIAGHGNVGFGKANNMVLDRVGKLHLVLNPDVEMEPAALERGLAFMTENPDCGLVTPEAFNPDGSKQYLCKRYPAVFDLLLRGFAPSWIKAFFRERLQRYEMRDQIIDTVAWDPPIVSGCFMLFRGGVFQKLNGFDSRYLLYFEDFDISLRTGKIARIAYVPAVRIVHGGGHAARKGLWHIWQFARSALIFYTTYPLKLF